The proteins below come from a single Juglans regia cultivar Chandler chromosome 12, Walnut 2.0, whole genome shotgun sequence genomic window:
- the LOC109002995 gene encoding ethylene-responsive transcription factor RAP2-7-like, with product MLDLNVKILSSTSLCDEKVETSMEVEKLPPGSGTQMEDSGTSTSSVVEEAPNNRDHEDSSNNSYEFIFDILRKENHGTAGPTKEVKDENPTSELVTRPLFPGTGETVGEESELGSGLSSRPQWLNLSFSVLGGQAEPRILQQKQQQVRKSRRGPRSRSSQYRGVTFYRRTGRWESHIWDCGKQVYLGGFDTAHAAARAYDRAAIKFRGVDADINFEINDYEEDMKQMMNLTKEEFVHLLRRHSTGFSRRSSKYRDMTQHKCGRWEARMGQFMGKKAYDMAAIKSNGREAVTNFEPSTYEGKITADDNNQGKPIHNLDLSLGVSNRSKGKDSGVDLHFHCNRDRLLGIRATEKTDETVSSPRFANWAWQMQSNGIVSAMPILWLKG from the exons atgttggatCTCAATGTTAAAATCCTCTCCAGTACTTCACTTTGTGATGAAAAGGTGGAGACGTCAATGGAAGTGGAGAAGCTCCCACCGGGCTCAGGAACACAAATGGAAGACTCGGGGACTTCCACCTCCTCCGTTGTCGAAGAAGCTCCAAACAACCGAGATCATGAAGACTCTTCCAATAACTCCTATGAATTCATCTTCGACATcttgagaaaagaaaatcacgGTACTGCCGGTCCCACTAAGGAGGTCAAAGACGAAAACCCGACATCGGAACTCGTTACTCGACCCCTTTTCCCGGGCACCGGCGAAACAGTAGGCGAGGAGTCTGAGTTAGGGTCAGGGTTGTCGTCGAGGCCTCAATGGTTGAACTTGTCGTTTTCTGTCTTGGGTGGTCAGGCCGAGCCGAGAATTTTGCAGCAGAAGCAACAGCAGGTGAGGAAAAGTAGGCGTGGGCCGAGGTCTAGGAGTTCGCAGTACCGGGGCGTTACGTTTTACCGGAGAACCGGGCGATGGGAATCACATATCTG GGATTGTGGGAAACAAGTATATTTAG GTGGGTTTGACACTGCTCATGCCGCTGCTAG AGCATATGATCGAGCTGCGATTAAGTTCCGTGGAGTTGACGCTGATATCAATTTTGAAATAAACGATTATGAGGAAGATATGAAGCAG ATGATGAATCTGACGAAGGAAGAATTTGTACATCTTCTTCGTCGCCACAGCACAGGATTCTCTCGACGGAGCTCAAAATACAGGGACATGACCCAGCATAAATGTGGTCGATGGGAAGCTCGTATGGGACAATTCATGGGGAAGAA GGCCTATGATATGGCAGCGATCAAATCGAATGGAAGGGAAGCAGTGACCAACTTTGAGCCAAGCACCTATGAAGGGAAGATAACTGCGGATGACAATAATcaag GAAAGCCAATCCACAATCTGGATCTAAGCCTTGGGGTTTCTAACAGATCAAAGGGGAAGGACAGTGGGGTCGATCTTCATTTTCATTGCAACAGAGACAGATTACTG GGCATTAGGGCCACAGAGAAGACAGATGAAACTGTTTCTTCTCCAAGATTTGCAAACTGGGCATGGCAAATGCAGAGTAATGGGATTGTTAGTGCAATGCCAATATTGTGGTTAAAAGGCTAA
- the LOC109002998 gene encoding zinc finger CCCH domain-containing protein 21-like, whose product MPPKQQPKTDLAKKQKVVEDKTFGLKNKNKSKNVQKYVQNLQQSVQPKPDQTKAAAKKKKEEEKAKEKELNDLFKIAVSQPKVPVGVDPKSILCEFFKVGQCTKGFKCKFSHDLNVQRKGEKIDIYSDKRDQETMEDWDQEMLEKVVESKKTEYNQNKPTDIVCKYFLEAVEKKQYGWFWACPNGGKDCHYRHALPPGYVLKSQMKALLEEETEKITIEEEIEHQRAKVATTTPMTTELFFQWKKKKIEERDAGLAEQQADRAKNDRMSGRELFLSDASLFVDDAEAYEKYQREELEAVEQKVKDYSAAGEPSISTNTVADPEEDGTLDDDDDDELDMDELNELEASLSRTSIQIG is encoded by the exons ATGCCGCCGAAGCAGCAACCGAAGACCGACTTGGCGAAGAAGCAGAAGGTCGTGGAGGACAAGACCTTCGGGCTTAAGAATAAGAACAAGAGCAAGAATGTCCAGAAGTATGTCCAAAACCTCCAGCAATCGGTCCAGCCCAAACCCGACCAGACCAAAGCTGCCGCGAAG AAAaagaaggaggaagagaaagcaaaagagaaagagCTGAATGATCTGTTCAAGATTGCGGTCAGCCAGCCAAAAGTTCCAGTCG GTGTTGATCCAAAGTCTATATTATGCGAATTTTTCAAGGTGGGACAGTGTACCAAGGGTTTCAAATGCAAGTTCTCACACGATCTCAATGTCCAGAGGAAGGGTGAAAAGATTGATATTTACAGTGATAAACGTGATCAAG AAACAATGGAGGATTGGGATCAAGAGATGCTGGAGAAGGTGGTGGAGTCAAAGAAGACCGAGTATAACCAGAATAAACCAACTGATATT GTTTGTAAGTACTTTTTGGAAGCAGTGGAAAAGAAACAGTACGGTTGGTTTTGGGCTTGCCCAAATGGTGGCAAAGACTGTCACTACAGACATGCTCTACCTCCTGGATatgttttaaaatctcaaatgaaGGCACTTCTAGAGGAAGAGActgaaaaaattacaattgaagaagagattgaacATCAG CGTGCTAAAGTAGCAACCACTACTCCAATGACTACTGAGCTGTTCTttcaatggaagaagaaaaagatagaagaaaGAGATGCTGGCTTGGCTGAACAGCAAGCAGATAGGGCTAAGAATGACCGCATGAG TGGTCGGGAGTTGTTCCTTTCGGATGCTAGCTTGTTTGTGGATGATGCTGAGGCATATGAAAAGTACCAGAGAGAAGAACTAGAGGCTGTTGAACAGAAG GTTAAAGATTACTCAGCAGCAGGGGAACCAAGCATCTCAACCAATACTGTTGCTGATCCTGAAGAGGACGGTActcttgatgatgatgatgatgatgagctgGACATGGATGAGTTGAATGAACTTGAAGCAAGTTTGTCAAGAACATCTATTCAAATTGGTTAG
- the LOC109003002 gene encoding 50S ribosomal protein L10, chloroplastic — translation MEVALLSFPSSKTPSSHSLNLTRTQTQTHRFLSNPPVVCPKPKPKPNLSIRSAISRTKKEETVETVKTQLDNCHLVAAIKYKGLTVKQFQELRRSLPESTKLVVAKNTLVYKAIEGTPWEALKPCMKGMNAWLFVHSEEIPAAIKPYRSFQKEKKLEDNDFTGAVFEGKFYGPGDFKALENMPTRAEIYAQLLGSLKGPASSVVGTIQAPARELVMVLKAYVKKLEEESGGK, via the coding sequence ATGGAAGTCGCACTCCTCAGCTTCCCCTCCTCCAAAACCCCTTCTTCCCATTCTCTCAACCTTACCAGAACCCAAACCCAGACCCACCGTTTCCTTTCAAACCCGCCAGTCGTCTgccccaaacccaaacccaaacccaatctctcGATCCGCTCTGCCATTTCCCGCaccaagaaagaagaaaccgtCGAGACCGTCAAAACCCAGCTCGACAATTGTCACCTCGTCGCCGCTATAAAGTACAAGGGCCTCACTGTCAAACAGTTCCAGGAGCTCCGGAGATCCTTACCGGAGTCCACTAAACTGGTCGTTGCCAAAAACACCCTTGTTTACAAGGCCATTGAGGGCACCCCCTGGGAGGCCCTCAAGCCTTGCATGAAGGGCATGAACGCCTGGCTCTTCGTCCACAGCGAGGAGATCCCCGCCGCCATCAAGCCGTACAGGAGCTTCCAGAAGGAGAAGAAGCTCGAGGACAACGACTTCACCGGCGCCGTTTTCGAGGGCAAGTTTTATGGGCCCGGTGACTTTAAGGCGCTCGAGAATATGCCAACGAGAGCTGAGATTTATGCCCAGCTTCTTGGGTCTTTGAAGGGTCCCGCATCGAGCGTGGTCGGCACGATACAGGCGCCGGCAAGGGAGTTGGTGATGGTTTTGAAAGCCTATGTCAAGAAGTTGGAAGAGGAAAGTGGTGGGAAATAG
- the LOC109003000 gene encoding protein TONNEAU 1a-like, translating into MDDYTREMMDLKTLVTRTLEKKGVLAKIRAELRASVFEAIEEEDRVIEKEEGLPPALLGSCNDRAKQLHASPSGRLLSALICEYLDWAQLNHTLKVYLPECNLQKDSWKTELKEFSSKNGYDLNRNGDSGPLLLDVLEGFLKFENLSQARGTGRRLTAPEAESLSNLESRSTRRPSSSSVAGGLPPLGRHVPASQASDRRGGGSSMSGYRKDDYNWRYDSDELPEDVIRASAALENLQLDRKARNLTTSWRHAGDGVAEDDGRADHM; encoded by the exons ATGGACGACTACACGAGGGAGATGATGGACCTCAAGACCCTCGTCACTCGGACCCTTGAGAAGAAGGGCGTCCTCGCCAAGATCCGG GCTGAACTCAGAGCAAGTGTTTTTGAGGCAATTGAAGAGGAGGATCGCGTAATTGAAAAGGAAGAAGGTTTGCCTCCTGCATTACTAGGTAGCTGCAACGATCGTGCAAAACAACTTCATGCTTCTCCCTCAG GAAGGCTACTCTCTGCTCTTATATGCGAGTACTTGGACTGGGCCCAACTAAATCATACACTAAAAGTATATTTGCCAGAGTGTAATTTG CAAAAGGATTCCTGGAAAACTGAATTGAAAGAATTTAGTAGCAAGAATGGATATGATCTCAACAGAAATGGTGATAGTGGTCCTTTGCTTTTAGATGTGCTTGAAGGATTCTTGAAGTTTGAG AATCTATCCCAAGCAAGGGGTACAGGAAGAAGATTAACTGCTCCCGAAGCTGAATCCTTATCCAATTTAGAGTCCAGGAGCACTCGGAGGCCTTCCTCATCATCTGTTGCTGGGGGCCTACCTCCACTGGGAAG GCATGTTCCTGCTTCCCAGGCATCTG ATCGGAGAGGAGGAGGGTCCTCGATGTCTGGATACAGGAAGGATGACTATAATTGGAGATATGACAGTGACGAGCTCCCAGAGGATGTAATTCGAGCATCGGCTGCCTTGGAGAACCTTCAGTTGGATAGAAAAGCTCGAAATCTGACTACATCTTGGCG